One stretch of Pedobacter riviphilus DNA includes these proteins:
- a CDS encoding DUF4349 domain-containing protein — MKRNIIAIAIVLTIFGCQKSNEKYASSEAIVANELRVPTDSTSTAKIIKTADMRFRVKNVQNTKEQLSKAIKAEGGTVAEFSIESTIQETDKVKQSTDSLKEITSYRTQGYLVAKVPSEKLDEFTNTIAKMAVFVDNQSMKMDDQSIAYLSNKLKAQNRVDAIEKINKVASKKSANVESSLYIKDDYVDKRIENMQIDSRVKFSTITLNFYQDNTIKTMIVANDNLYDYRPAFMNRLWLGIVNGWTIFKEIIIAISNLWMLILVGIAIFFTIKYFIRKNKLAMDEATKNMIDRARQ, encoded by the coding sequence ATGAAAAGGAATATAATTGCTATAGCCATAGTTTTAACAATTTTTGGCTGCCAAAAATCGAATGAAAAGTATGCCAGCTCCGAAGCTATCGTCGCGAATGAATTAAGAGTGCCTACAGATAGTACAAGTACAGCTAAAATTATTAAAACTGCTGACATGCGTTTTAGGGTTAAGAACGTTCAAAACACCAAAGAACAGCTCAGTAAAGCCATTAAAGCCGAAGGAGGGACTGTTGCTGAATTCTCGATCGAAAGTACCATCCAAGAAACTGATAAGGTTAAACAATCTACCGATTCGCTTAAAGAAATTACTTCCTATCGCACCCAGGGTTATCTCGTAGCAAAAGTTCCGTCGGAGAAATTGGATGAATTTACCAATACCATTGCAAAAATGGCGGTTTTTGTGGATAACCAATCGATGAAGATGGACGATCAAAGTATCGCCTATTTATCCAATAAGCTAAAAGCACAGAATCGGGTCGATGCGATTGAAAAGATCAATAAAGTAGCCTCGAAGAAAAGTGCCAATGTGGAATCTTCTCTTTACATCAAAGACGATTATGTAGACAAGAGAATCGAGAATATGCAAATCGATAGTCGCGTAAAATTCAGTACCATTACCCTTAATTTTTATCAGGATAATACCATTAAAACGATGATTGTTGCCAATGACAATCTGTACGATTACCGTCCGGCATTTATGAACAGACTTTGGTTGGGCATTGTAAATGGTTGGACAATTTTTAAAGAAATTATCATCGCAATTTCCAATTTATGGATGTTAATATTGGTAGGGATTGCAATCTTCTTCACTATAAAATATTTTATCCGTAAGAATAAATTAGCAATGGATGAAGCGACTAAAAATATGATTGATCGGGCTCGGCAATAA